A DNA window from Streptomyces sp. CA-278952 contains the following coding sequences:
- a CDS encoding winged helix-turn-helix transcriptional regulator: MAAMDLFGRRWALRILWELRAGPLGARALLARCEGLSSSVLYQRLRELASSGIIAPSADGYELTRLGTALRDALRPLDEWAIAWAQEQEHDDQDPTET, translated from the coding sequence ATGGCCGCGATGGACCTGTTCGGCCGTCGGTGGGCGCTGCGAATTCTCTGGGAGCTGCGTGCGGGTCCGCTCGGTGCCCGCGCGCTGCTGGCACGGTGCGAAGGGTTGTCATCCAGCGTCCTCTACCAGCGGCTCCGCGAACTCGCATCGAGCGGGATCATCGCGCCCTCGGCCGATGGCTACGAGCTCACTCGGCTGGGGACAGCACTCCGTGATGCCCTTCGTCCGCTCGACGAATGGGCGATCGCCTGGGCGCAGGAGCAAGAACACGACGATCAGGACCCCACGGAGACGTGA
- a CDS encoding MFS transporter, with protein MPEPDAAAPGGRLKPTSDRGPTISDNPAAVPERRRPYPPQPLDSLVRATGEVTAFRRRDEETVTEMAEALRAHLDLPGLLTEDQRESDPARYRQHVLHARSDGSFSSLALGPLLAGAVLVIGGTAGAFTAAGALFALSLVTLLTLRTASRAEVSRRGSAWDELRDGLRYVRRHRMLAPLVTMIGLSEMCFSGPVATGLVLLADERGWGASGMGWVASAFSAGAAASALLLTVLTRIPRAGLAMCGALLVTAAGAVALGHAPSLPVAVVFGFSIGLTSGFTTTVTGAFVQTETDPRYLGRVTSVTTLCTLGLAPVLFPAVGMTVALWGAEVFFIGCGAISLLAAALGLCVPLIRRAEPHPTRPASTAGR; from the coding sequence GTGCCCGAACCCGACGCAGCCGCCCCCGGAGGACGGCTGAAGCCCACGTCCGACAGAGGTCCCACGATCAGTGACAACCCGGCCGCCGTTCCGGAGCGGCGCCGGCCGTACCCCCCGCAGCCGCTCGACTCGCTCGTCCGCGCCACCGGCGAGGTGACGGCCTTCCGGCGCAGGGACGAGGAGACCGTCACCGAGATGGCTGAGGCACTCCGCGCCCATCTGGACCTGCCCGGCCTCCTTACGGAAGACCAGCGCGAGAGCGACCCCGCCCGATACCGCCAGCACGTACTGCACGCCCGGTCCGACGGCTCGTTCTCGAGTCTCGCGCTCGGCCCCCTCCTGGCGGGAGCCGTGCTGGTGATCGGCGGCACGGCCGGTGCATTCACCGCCGCGGGCGCGCTCTTCGCTCTCTCGCTCGTCACTCTGCTCACCCTGCGGACCGCTTCGCGAGCGGAGGTATCCCGGCGCGGCTCCGCGTGGGACGAACTGCGTGACGGTCTGCGGTACGTCCGCCGCCACCGGATGCTCGCCCCGCTGGTCACGATGATCGGGCTGAGCGAGATGTGCTTCAGCGGCCCGGTCGCCACCGGCCTGGTCCTCCTGGCCGACGAACGCGGCTGGGGCGCCTCAGGCATGGGGTGGGTCGCGAGCGCGTTCAGCGCCGGCGCCGCAGCCTCGGCTTTGCTGCTCACCGTCTTGACCCGGATACCGCGCGCCGGGCTGGCGATGTGCGGCGCGCTGCTCGTCACGGCCGCGGGAGCGGTCGCCCTGGGGCACGCTCCCTCACTGCCCGTCGCCGTCGTGTTCGGCTTCTCGATCGGCCTGACCAGTGGGTTCACGACCACCGTGACCGGCGCGTTCGTCCAGACGGAGACGGACCCCCGCTACCTTGGACGGGTCACCTCGGTCACGACCTTGTGCACGCTTGGCCTCGCACCCGTGCTCTTCCCCGCAGTCGGCATGACGGTGGCCCTGTGGGGAGCGGAGGTGTTCTTCATCGGATGCGGTGCGATCAGCCTGCTCGCCGCAGCGCTCGGCCTCTGTGTCCCCCTGATACGACGCGCCGAACCCCACCCGACCAGGCCCGCATCGACAGCCGGCCGGTGA
- a CDS encoding amino acid adenylation domain-containing protein, producing MSTQKRGIEGVFPLSPLQEGILFHSAYDERELDVYTVQIVFDLEGAVDRDALHAAASALLRRHPNLRAAFRYEGLSQPVQAVARTVETPWRDEDVSAAADPESAAAALVEEDRWTRFDLRRPPLVRFLLIRRGEGRFRFVLAHHHILWDGWSTPVLLRELITLYRQGGDDRGLPRVPPYQDYLRWLSQRDRDASERAWREALDGLDGPTLLAPGRRPVRVPEQVRATLDRETTAALTRRAREWGVTLNTVVQAAWALVLSWTTGRADVVFGATVSGRPAELPGMERMVGLLLNTVPVRVAVDARASLRELAVRLQREQSALVEHQYVSLAEIQRWAGHGELFDTATVFENYPVSAEGMADGSGEELPGKVVGAVVRDATHYALALIIEPSDALGLRLSHRPDAVGTELARATVRRLTAVLSAMAATPGRACGSLDLLDPAERDTVLRRWNDTAAPLPPGTVSDWFERQAAATPAATAVTAGRDQLSYAELNDRANRLARVLRARGVRAESFVGVLLPRGTELLATLLAVWKAGGAYVPLDPAYPADLLAHVVGDARPVLTVTTGELADRLPGAAARLELDAPDTAAETAAADPSDPGVAVPAYAAAYAIYTSGSTGRPKGVVVPRANVANLVAWAHREWGAERLARVVCSTSTSFDVSVFELFPPLTCGGTVRLVDNALSLADPTVTEGADLVSGVPSALTHVLTGHEVRWDVGTVVLAGEAFTAAALETVRAAAPDARVYNCYGPTEATVYATVWRAGDDPGSPDIGVPLPNTRAYVLDPLLRLMPPGAVGELYLAGVGVARGYLGRAALTADRFVADPFGDGGARMYRTGDLVRWTGNGALTYLGRADDQVKVRGFRIELGEIETHLARHDDVAQAVAAVREDRADGPELIAYAVRRPGHSGADLREHLRTRLPDHMVPAVVVDLDALPLNPNGKVDRAALPAPERRLAASRAPRDPREEILCELFAEVLALPSVGVDDHFFHLGGHSLLATRLIGRIRTVLQVELSIRTLFDAPTPAGVARALEHAADARPPLVRAAPRPDRLPVSYAQRRLWFIHRFEGPSPAYNIPVAVRMSGPLDVDALRSALADTAVRHESLRTVFTEDDAGPVQVVLPPGKAVPELTVSHVAENELAGALSAAARHTFDLTHEPPLRASLLRLSETESVLLLLLHHIAGDGWSLRPLLRDVTDAYTARAEGREPDAAPLPVQYADYTLWQQRVLGSEDDEHSPLAEQLRYWREQLDGLPEELPLPLDRPRPVRAGYRGGRLPLEVPAELHAGIVTTAQRHGCSVFMVLHAALAATLSRFGAGTDVPLGTTVAGRTDDASADLVGFFVNTLVLRTDLSGDPAFGELLRRVRTTDLAAYRHQDVPFERLVEELNPARSAARHPLFQAMLTLGTTGDVHGDREFATPGGLTVSPERTSSGTAKFDLLLALSERRAADGTPSGLSGGLEYSAELFDPETARALADGFLRVLTQAVGSPKRRLSRLDVLGEQRRAALLESGSGGPGQTVHRTLAETFEEQVRRTPRREAVVDDGTILGYAELNARANRLARLLLRHGVGPEHVVGVATGRGAQLHIATLAVWKAGAAYLPLDPAQPAERTARTLAEARPTVVVTVDARRVDLPPVPGGTLLVLDAPSTAGETAALPDGDLGPADGVRPMAPDHPAYVLYTSGSTGRPKGVVMPAGALLNLAHWHRSAFGTEHPARTAQFTAATFDVSVQEAVGALLHGNALVVVPEDVRRDPRALAHWLSEHRVRELFAPHLVLDALASAALADGVDLPELDTLVQAGEALTPGADLRAFCAALPARRLYNNYGPTETHVVSALALPAAADDWPDPVPIGAPLPGTRLHVLDERLDPVPVGVAGELYVAGSGLARGYLSRPGLTAERFLAAPFGPPGSRMYRTGDLVRWRRDGTLAFLGRADAQLKLRGFRVEPGEIENVLLAHADVARAAVLTAPGEATRLVAYVVPAPGRTADPRELRAHAARQLPAYMVPAAFVPLDDLPLTANGKLDRAALPVPEATPSGGRTLARTPQEELLCELFAEVLGLESAGVDDDFFLLGGHSMLAIRLLRRIESVLGVRLAVRDVFAAPTPAGLSGRLGAGDEENAFATLLALRTGGTQRPLFCLHPGSGLSWCYSGLLKQLPSDLPVYGLQATRPSAGERFPATMEEMAADYLERVREVQPSGPYRLLGWSFGGQIAYALATLLQERGESVELLTLVDAYPNDRDRPKDDRYGLMARRFRDAGIAVGEEELEEDPEPVLARYLESVRAEGGSLAQLRDEEIRDRFEVYVNNVLLMQRYVPSLFRGDVEFFTGTHEQLVSEVSTAQWKPYLEGRLSEHPTGVAHGDMLRDPGVLAALGEVLTARLGLAASPSAPAAARPRTPRS from the coding sequence ATGAGCACGCAGAAGCGCGGCATCGAGGGCGTGTTCCCGCTGTCCCCCCTCCAGGAGGGCATCCTCTTCCACAGCGCGTACGACGAGCGCGAACTCGACGTCTACACCGTACAGATCGTCTTCGACCTCGAGGGCGCGGTGGACCGGGACGCACTGCACGCCGCGGCGTCGGCACTGCTGCGCCGCCACCCGAACCTGCGCGCCGCGTTCCGCTACGAGGGCCTGTCGCAGCCGGTGCAGGCGGTGGCGCGGACGGTGGAGACGCCGTGGCGCGACGAGGACGTCTCGGCCGCCGCCGACCCGGAGTCCGCCGCCGCGGCCCTCGTCGAGGAGGACCGCTGGACGCGCTTCGACCTGCGCCGCCCGCCGCTGGTCCGCTTCCTGCTGATACGCCGGGGCGAGGGCCGCTTCCGCTTCGTCCTGGCCCACCACCACATCCTCTGGGACGGCTGGTCCACCCCGGTTCTGCTGCGCGAGCTGATAACGCTCTACCGGCAGGGCGGCGACGACCGCGGCCTGCCGCGCGTACCTCCTTACCAGGACTACCTGCGGTGGCTCTCCCAGCGGGACCGGGACGCCTCCGAGCGCGCCTGGCGCGAGGCGCTGGACGGCCTGGACGGGCCCACGCTCCTCGCTCCCGGACGGCGCCCCGTGCGGGTGCCCGAGCAAGTCCGCGCGACCCTGGACCGCGAGACCACCGCCGCGCTCACCCGACGGGCACGCGAGTGGGGCGTCACCCTGAACACCGTGGTACAGGCCGCCTGGGCGCTCGTACTGTCCTGGACGACCGGACGCGCCGACGTCGTCTTCGGGGCCACCGTCTCCGGCCGCCCTGCCGAACTCCCGGGCATGGAAAGGATGGTGGGCCTCCTCCTCAACACCGTTCCGGTACGGGTCGCGGTCGACGCCCGCGCCTCCCTGCGCGAGCTGGCGGTACGCCTCCAGCGGGAGCAGTCGGCCCTGGTGGAGCACCAGTACGTCAGCCTCGCCGAGATCCAGCGCTGGGCCGGCCACGGCGAACTCTTCGACACCGCCACGGTCTTCGAGAACTACCCGGTCAGCGCCGAGGGCATGGCGGACGGCTCCGGCGAGGAGCTCCCCGGGAAGGTGGTCGGGGCCGTCGTGCGCGACGCCACGCACTACGCGCTCGCCCTGATCATCGAGCCGTCCGACGCACTCGGACTGCGGCTCAGCCACCGCCCGGACGCGGTCGGCACCGAACTGGCCCGCGCGACCGTACGGCGCCTGACCGCCGTGCTGTCCGCGATGGCCGCCACCCCCGGCCGCGCCTGCGGCTCCCTGGATCTGCTTGACCCGGCCGAACGCGACACCGTCCTGCGCCGCTGGAACGACACCGCCGCACCGCTGCCGCCCGGCACGGTCTCCGACTGGTTCGAGCGGCAGGCCGCCGCCACGCCCGCGGCGACCGCCGTGACGGCCGGCCGGGACCAGCTGTCGTACGCCGAGCTGAACGACCGCGCGAACCGGCTCGCCCGGGTGCTGCGCGCCCGCGGCGTACGCGCCGAGTCGTTCGTCGGCGTCCTGCTGCCCCGCGGCACCGAGCTGCTGGCGACGCTGCTCGCCGTGTGGAAGGCGGGCGGCGCCTACGTTCCGCTCGACCCCGCCTATCCGGCCGACCTGCTGGCGCACGTCGTGGGTGACGCCCGGCCCGTACTGACCGTCACCACAGGCGAGTTGGCCGACCGGCTGCCCGGCGCGGCCGCCCGGCTGGAGCTGGACGCGCCGGACACGGCCGCCGAGACCGCCGCGGCGGACCCGTCCGACCCCGGCGTCGCCGTACCCGCGTACGCCGCCGCGTACGCCATCTACACCTCCGGCTCGACGGGCCGCCCCAAGGGCGTCGTCGTGCCCAGGGCGAACGTCGCCAACCTCGTGGCGTGGGCCCACCGCGAGTGGGGCGCCGAGCGGCTCGCCCGGGTCGTGTGTTCCACGTCGACGAGCTTCGACGTCTCGGTCTTCGAGCTGTTCCCTCCGCTGACCTGCGGCGGCACGGTGCGGCTCGTGGACAACGCGCTGTCCCTCGCGGACCCCACCGTGACCGAGGGCGCCGACCTCGTCAGCGGCGTGCCCTCCGCCCTCACCCACGTCCTCACCGGCCACGAGGTGCGTTGGGACGTGGGCACGGTCGTCCTGGCCGGCGAGGCGTTCACCGCGGCGGCCCTGGAGACGGTCCGCGCGGCCGCACCCGACGCCCGCGTCTACAACTGCTACGGGCCCACCGAGGCCACCGTCTACGCGACCGTCTGGCGTGCCGGCGACGACCCCGGCAGCCCGGACATCGGCGTGCCGCTCCCCAACACCCGTGCGTACGTGCTCGATCCGCTCCTCCGCCTGATGCCTCCCGGCGCCGTCGGCGAGCTCTACCTCGCCGGCGTCGGGGTCGCCCGCGGCTACCTGGGCCGGGCCGCGCTCACCGCGGACCGGTTCGTCGCCGACCCGTTCGGCGACGGCGGCGCGCGCATGTACCGCACCGGCGACCTGGTGCGGTGGACCGGCAACGGCGCGCTCACCTACCTCGGCCGGGCCGACGACCAGGTCAAGGTCCGCGGCTTCCGCATCGAGCTCGGCGAGATCGAGACCCACCTCGCCCGGCACGACGACGTCGCGCAGGCGGTGGCCGCGGTCCGGGAGGACCGCGCCGACGGCCCCGAACTGATCGCCTACGCCGTACGCCGCCCCGGCCACAGCGGAGCCGACCTGCGGGAGCACCTGCGCACCCGCCTGCCCGACCACATGGTCCCGGCCGTCGTCGTCGACCTCGACGCCCTGCCGCTCAACCCGAACGGCAAGGTCGACCGCGCCGCGCTCCCCGCACCCGAACGCCGCCTCGCCGCCTCCCGCGCCCCGCGCGACCCGCGCGAGGAGATCCTGTGCGAGCTGTTCGCGGAAGTCCTCGCGCTGCCGTCCGTCGGGGTCGACGACCACTTCTTCCACCTCGGCGGGCACTCGCTGCTCGCCACCCGGCTGATCGGCCGCATCCGCACCGTCCTCCAGGTCGAGCTCTCCATCAGGACCCTCTTCGACGCGCCCACACCCGCGGGCGTCGCCCGCGCGCTCGAACACGCCGCCGACGCACGCCCCCCGCTGGTACGGGCCGCACCGCGCCCCGACCGGCTCCCGGTGTCGTACGCGCAGCGGCGGCTGTGGTTCATCCACCGCTTCGAGGGGCCGAGCCCCGCGTACAACATCCCCGTCGCCGTGCGGATGAGCGGGCCGCTGGACGTCGACGCGCTGCGCTCCGCGCTCGCCGACACCGCCGTCCGCCACGAGTCCCTGCGCACCGTGTTCACCGAGGACGACGCCGGGCCCGTCCAGGTGGTGCTCCCGCCGGGCAAGGCCGTGCCCGAGCTGACGGTGTCCCACGTCGCCGAGAACGAGCTCGCCGGCGCGCTCTCCGCGGCCGCCCGCCACACCTTCGACCTCACCCACGAACCGCCCCTGCGCGCTTCGCTGCTGCGGCTGTCCGAGACGGAGTCCGTACTCCTCCTGCTACTGCACCACATCGCCGGCGACGGCTGGTCCCTGCGGCCGCTGCTGCGGGACGTCACCGACGCCTACACCGCCCGCGCCGAGGGCCGCGAACCGGACGCTGCGCCTTTGCCCGTCCAGTACGCCGACTACACCCTGTGGCAGCAGCGGGTCCTCGGCTCCGAGGACGACGAGCACAGCCCCCTCGCAGAACAACTGCGCTACTGGCGCGAGCAGTTGGACGGCCTGCCGGAGGAACTCCCGCTGCCGTTGGACCGTCCGCGCCCCGTGCGCGCCGGCTACCGCGGCGGCAGGCTGCCCCTCGAGGTCCCCGCCGAGCTGCACGCCGGGATCGTCACCACCGCCCAACGGCACGGATGCAGCGTCTTCATGGTCCTGCACGCCGCGCTGGCGGCGACGCTCTCCCGCTTCGGCGCGGGCACGGACGTACCCCTCGGCACTACTGTCGCGGGCCGCACCGACGACGCGTCCGCCGACCTCGTCGGCTTCTTCGTCAACACCCTCGTGCTGCGCACCGACCTGTCGGGCGATCCCGCCTTCGGCGAGCTGCTGCGCCGGGTGCGCACCACCGACCTGGCCGCCTACCGGCACCAGGACGTGCCGTTCGAGAGGCTGGTGGAGGAGCTGAACCCCGCCAGGTCGGCCGCCCGGCACCCGCTCTTCCAGGCCATGCTGACCCTCGGCACCACGGGAGACGTGCACGGCGACCGGGAGTTCGCGACCCCCGGCGGGCTCACTGTGAGCCCCGAGCGGACCAGTTCGGGCACAGCCAAGTTCGACCTGCTGCTCGCCCTCAGCGAGCGCCGCGCCGCCGACGGCACCCCGTCCGGTCTGTCCGGCGGACTGGAGTACAGCGCGGAACTGTTCGACCCGGAGACCGCGCGGGCGCTCGCCGACGGATTCCTCCGCGTCCTCACCCAGGCCGTCGGCTCACCCAAGCGGCGGCTCAGCCGCCTGGACGTCCTCGGCGAGCAGCGGCGCGCCGCGCTCCTGGAGAGCGGCAGCGGCGGCCCCGGCCAGACGGTGCACCGCACCCTCGCGGAGACCTTCGAGGAGCAGGTGCGCCGCACCCCGCGGCGCGAGGCGGTCGTCGACGACGGCACCATCCTCGGCTACGCCGAGCTGAACGCCCGCGCCAACCGGCTCGCCCGTCTCCTCCTGCGGCACGGCGTCGGGCCCGAGCACGTCGTCGGCGTCGCCACCGGCCGGGGCGCGCAGCTGCACATCGCGACGCTGGCCGTATGGAAGGCCGGAGCCGCCTATCTGCCGCTCGACCCCGCGCAGCCCGCCGAACGCACCGCCCGCACGCTCGCCGAGGCCCGGCCGACCGTGGTCGTCACGGTCGACGCGCGGCGCGTGGACCTGCCGCCCGTACCCGGCGGCACCCTCCTCGTGCTCGACGCGCCCTCCACGGCGGGGGAGACGGCCGCCCTGCCGGACGGAGACCTCGGCCCCGCGGACGGCGTCCGCCCCATGGCGCCGGACCACCCCGCGTACGTCCTCTACACCTCCGGCTCCACCGGCCGGCCCAAGGGCGTCGTCATGCCGGCCGGTGCCCTGCTCAACCTGGCCCATTGGCACCGCAGCGCCTTCGGCACAGAACACCCCGCCCGTACCGCGCAGTTCACCGCGGCCACCTTCGACGTCTCGGTTCAGGAGGCCGTCGGCGCGCTGCTCCACGGGAACGCCCTGGTCGTCGTCCCCGAGGACGTGCGCCGCGACCCGCGTGCACTGGCGCACTGGCTGAGCGAGCACCGGGTGCGGGAGCTCTTCGCGCCCCACCTCGTGCTCGACGCCCTGGCGTCCGCCGCCCTCGCCGACGGCGTCGACCTCCCGGAGCTGGACACCCTCGTCCAGGCAGGCGAGGCCCTGACCCCCGGCGCGGACCTCAGGGCGTTCTGCGCGGCGCTGCCCGCACGCCGCCTCTACAACAACTACGGCCCGACCGAGACGCACGTGGTCAGCGCCCTCGCCCTGCCCGCCGCCGCGGACGACTGGCCCGACCCCGTACCGATCGGCGCACCTCTGCCCGGCACCCGGCTCCACGTGCTCGACGAGCGACTCGACCCCGTCCCCGTCGGTGTCGCGGGCGAGCTGTACGTGGCCGGCTCCGGACTCGCGCGCGGCTACCTCTCCCGCCCCGGGCTCACCGCCGAACGGTTCCTGGCCGCGCCCTTCGGCCCGCCGGGCAGCCGGATGTACCGCACCGGCGACCTTGTACGGTGGCGGCGTGACGGCACCCTCGCCTTCCTCGGCCGGGCTGACGCCCAGCTCAAGCTGCGCGGCTTCCGGGTGGAGCCGGGCGAGATCGAGAACGTCCTGCTCGCGCACGCCGATGTCGCCCGGGCCGCCGTCCTGACCGCGCCCGGGGAAGCGACGCGGCTCGTCGCCTACGTGGTCCCCGCCCCCGGCCGCACGGCCGACCCCCGGGAACTGCGCGCCCACGCCGCCCGGCAGCTGCCCGCGTACATGGTGCCCGCGGCCTTCGTCCCGCTCGACGACCTGCCGCTGACCGCGAACGGCAAGCTCGACCGCGCTGCCCTCCCGGTACCGGAGGCGACCCCGTCGGGCGGCCGCACCCTGGCCCGCACCCCGCAGGAAGAGCTGCTGTGCGAGCTGTTCGCCGAGGTGCTCGGGCTGGAGAGCGCCGGGGTGGACGACGACTTCTTCCTCCTGGGCGGCCACTCGATGCTCGCGATCCGGCTGCTCCGCCGGATCGAGTCCGTCCTCGGTGTGCGGCTGGCGGTGCGGGACGTCTTCGCCGCGCCCACGCCCGCCGGGCTCTCCGGGCGGCTCGGCGCGGGAGACGAGGAGAACGCCTTCGCGACCCTGCTGGCGCTGCGCACAGGCGGGACGCAGCGCCCGCTGTTCTGTCTGCACCCCGGCTCCGGCCTCAGCTGGTGCTACAGCGGACTGCTGAAGCAGCTGCCGTCCGACCTGCCCGTCTACGGCCTGCAGGCCACACGGCCCTCGGCCGGCGAACGCTTCCCCGCGACGATGGAGGAGATGGCGGCCGACTACCTCGAGCGCGTCCGCGAGGTGCAGCCGTCGGGCCCGTACCGGCTGCTGGGCTGGTCGTTCGGCGGGCAGATCGCCTACGCGCTGGCCACCCTCCTCCAGGAGCGCGGCGAGAGCGTCGAGCTGCTGACGCTCGTCGACGCCTACCCCAACGACCGCGACCGGCCGAAGGACGACAGGTACGGGCTGATGGCCCGCCGTTTCCGCGACGCCGGTATCGCCGTCGGAGAGGAGGAGCTGGAGGAGGACCCCGAGCCGGTCCTCGCCCGCTACCTGGAGAGCGTGCGCGCCGAGGGCGGTTCCCTGGCGCAGCTGCGGGACGAGGAGATCCGCGACCGCTTCGAGGTGTACGTCAACAACGTGCTGCTGATGCAGCGCTACGTGCCCTCTCTCTTCCGCGGCGACGTCGAGTTTTTCACCGGCACGCACGAGCAACTGGTGAGCGAGGTCTCCACCGCGCAGTGGAAGCCGTACCTGGAGGGGCGGCTGAGCGAGCACCCCACCGGCGTCGCCCACGGGGACATGCTCCGGGACCCCGGCGTCCTGGCGGCGCTGGGCGAGGTGCTGACCGCACGTCTCGGCCTCGCCGCGTCCCCGTCCGCACCGGCGGCCGCCCGGCCCCGCACCCCACGGAGCTGA